One Oceanicoccus sagamiensis genomic region harbors:
- a CDS encoding putative Ig domain-containing protein: MSVNTKTKDNHFNTIINSSTGLVSKACFLVAALFCVTPLQAATEFEMLFEDGFENRDPEWQNWETQGDVDNSSIDYEGSRSGELNDDGWVQTTIDTRGFTDKLKIEYAIRTYRYDSGEYFYAELSNDDGDNWTELQRLNDTDRWEFYVLDMPAMAYDQADLLVRFRSTADGRSEKFRLDAFAVYFGKRPEPPVFTNPTISLPSLTPGKAIVGTLAGTATDADNDPLTYSKISGPAWLQVAPDGTLSGTPSATDTGPNSFVVEVSDGIAYTDNDQATLTVSISTGFTAFESGPVRPMAFSPDKTRLFVTNTPDNRLEIFNVTASGLVAAGSIAVGMEPVAVAARTNNEVWVVNHLSDSVSIVDIAQGRVTRTLLVGDEPRDIVFAGNGGARAFITAAHRGQHLTHASIAGVPGAGDPQLESAGIGRADVWVFDSANPGNTLGGTPNRILTFFADTPRALTTSPDGNTVYIAAFMSGNQTTVINETLVCDGFQFSGGTNCAPGAPGGVPGVEDNVGGAPAPESSIIVKYDGSTWRDTLGRDWGSIVQFTLPDHDVFSIDANTLAANSVQEFDSVGTVLFNMVVNPATGKLYVTNTELPNEVLFEGAGDHGGSTVQGHLSEARISVINPANGSVDVQHLNQHIDYSKLFTDSNTNNHPTPLTKSSSLATPLQPVVSADGSTVYVAAFGSGKIGVYNTAALEDPAFESNFDPVAAAANHIDVGGGPAGLVLDESNNRMFVFTRFNNQVETVNLNTGAVVAIDTLHNPEPQSVINGRPMLYDAQLTSGNGEASCSSCHIFADKDELAWNLGDPDGGIGINNQPNPSNAPLANFINPDPTIHPMKGPMTTQTLKGMSTMGSLHWRGDRVDGFFGLDPCNEPTGAACSEQAGFMNFIVAYEGLVGMEGIPTTQQMQEFADFILQVQLPPNPVRNLDNSLTTQQQTGATTYNRAGTDTVESCDGCHVLNPEQGAFGSDGGATFDGEPQSFKVPHLRNMYSKVGMFDAAGDQIRGFGFAHDGSLPTVEDFLGAPVFVLNGNDADDLESFMLAFDSDLAPVVGQQVTLTASNANAVNQRLNLLIDSDSAPFASLVLGGQTVQCDLIAKGHVGGVARGWELESSGLFRDDTNNTITEAELRSLANTEGPITFTCAPPGSGTRMGINRDQDNFLDGLDNCPGVDNDDQLDSDNNGIGDACQG, translated from the coding sequence ATGTCAGTGAATACCAAAACCAAAGATAATCATTTTAATACAATAATAAATTCTAGTACCGGCTTGGTGTCGAAGGCATGTTTTCTGGTTGCAGCCTTGTTCTGTGTTACACCCCTGCAAGCGGCTACAGAGTTTGAAATGCTGTTTGAGGACGGCTTTGAAAACCGTGACCCAGAATGGCAGAACTGGGAAACTCAGGGTGATGTTGATAATAGTTCGATTGACTATGAAGGTAGTCGAAGCGGTGAATTAAATGACGATGGCTGGGTTCAAACCACCATTGATACCCGTGGGTTTACCGATAAATTAAAGATTGAATACGCTATTCGTACTTACCGTTATGACAGTGGTGAGTATTTTTATGCTGAACTTTCTAATGATGACGGTGATAACTGGACAGAGCTACAGCGTTTAAATGATACCGATCGTTGGGAGTTTTATGTGCTGGATATGCCTGCGATGGCTTATGATCAGGCGGACCTGCTGGTTCGCTTTCGTTCAACAGCGGATGGTCGTTCGGAAAAATTTCGCCTTGACGCCTTTGCCGTCTATTTTGGCAAGCGCCCGGAACCGCCGGTTTTTACTAACCCTACAATATCACTACCCTCACTGACGCCAGGCAAGGCCATAGTGGGCACCTTGGCGGGTACTGCTACGGATGCTGATAATGATCCCTTAACCTATAGCAAAATCTCAGGCCCGGCATGGTTGCAGGTGGCACCTGATGGCACGCTTTCAGGAACACCTTCCGCCACTGACACTGGCCCTAATAGCTTTGTGGTTGAAGTGTCGGATGGTATTGCCTATACCGACAATGACCAAGCCACTTTGACCGTCAGTATTTCAACCGGTTTTACCGCTTTTGAAAGTGGCCCTGTTAGACCTATGGCTTTTTCACCGGACAAAACCAGGCTGTTTGTCACCAATACACCGGATAACCGGCTTGAAATCTTTAATGTCACCGCCTCTGGTCTGGTCGCTGCGGGTTCTATTGCTGTGGGTATGGAGCCAGTTGCTGTAGCCGCCAGAACAAATAATGAGGTGTGGGTAGTTAACCACTTGTCTGACAGCGTTAGTATTGTTGATATTGCTCAGGGGCGCGTCACTAGAACCTTGCTGGTGGGTGATGAGCCCCGTGACATTGTCTTTGCCGGTAACGGCGGAGCAAGGGCCTTTATTACCGCTGCGCATCGCGGCCAGCATCTTACCCATGCCTCTATTGCCGGTGTTCCTGGCGCGGGTGATCCCCAGCTTGAATCCGCGGGTATAGGGCGTGCCGATGTTTGGGTATTTGATAGTGCTAATCCGGGTAATACCCTGGGCGGCACACCTAACCGTATCCTCACCTTTTTTGCCGATACGCCTCGTGCACTAACAACCAGCCCGGATGGTAATACCGTTTATATAGCGGCATTTATGTCCGGTAACCAGACTACCGTTATCAATGAAACCTTAGTCTGTGATGGTTTCCAATTTAGTGGAGGTACCAATTGTGCGCCGGGAGCACCGGGTGGTGTACCAGGTGTTGAGGATAATGTTGGCGGTGCACCTGCGCCTGAAAGCAGTATTATCGTTAAGTATGACGGTTCTACCTGGCGCGATACGCTGGGCCGTGATTGGGGCAGTATTGTGCAGTTTACTTTGCCTGATCATGACGTTTTTTCCATTGATGCTAATACATTGGCAGCCAACTCAGTGCAGGAGTTTGACTCAGTCGGCACGGTGTTATTTAACATGGTGGTAAACCCCGCAACGGGAAAACTCTATGTCACTAACACAGAGCTGCCTAATGAAGTGCTGTTTGAAGGTGCGGGTGATCACGGTGGCTCGACGGTTCAGGGGCATTTATCGGAGGCGCGCATCAGTGTGATTAATCCGGCCAATGGCAGTGTGGATGTGCAGCATCTCAATCAGCATATTGATTACAGCAAACTGTTTACCGACAGTAATACTAACAACCACCCAACGCCATTGACCAAATCAAGCAGTCTGGCAACACCTTTACAGCCGGTAGTGTCTGCCGATGGTTCTACAGTGTATGTGGCCGCATTTGGCTCTGGAAAAATAGGGGTTTACAACACGGCAGCGTTGGAAGACCCGGCTTTTGAATCCAACTTTGATCCTGTTGCTGCGGCTGCTAACCATATTGATGTGGGTGGTGGTCCGGCGGGGTTGGTGTTAGATGAAAGCAATAACCGGATGTTTGTTTTTACTCGCTTTAACAATCAGGTTGAGACAGTTAATTTAAATACTGGTGCCGTTGTTGCCATTGATACCTTACATAATCCGGAGCCACAGTCAGTGATTAATGGTCGTCCTATGTTGTACGACGCGCAGCTGACTTCGGGTAACGGTGAAGCCTCATGTTCAAGCTGTCATATCTTTGCTGATAAGGATGAATTGGCGTGGAATTTGGGTGACCCGGATGGTGGTATTGGTATCAACAACCAACCTAATCCGAGTAATGCGCCGCTGGCTAATTTCATTAACCCTGATCCTACCATCCACCCGATGAAAGGACCCATGACTACCCAGACTCTGAAAGGTATGTCGACAATGGGGTCTTTGCATTGGCGTGGTGATCGTGTCGATGGATTCTTTGGCCTGGATCCCTGTAATGAGCCAACAGGTGCTGCCTGTAGTGAGCAGGCCGGCTTTATGAACTTTATTGTTGCCTATGAAGGTCTTGTGGGTATGGAAGGTATTCCTACTACGCAACAGATGCAGGAATTTGCTGATTTTATTTTGCAGGTTCAATTACCGCCAAACCCGGTCCGCAATCTTGACAATAGTCTCACCACGCAGCAACAAACGGGTGCTACAACCTATAACAGAGCGGGTACGGATACCGTAGAAAGTTGTGATGGCTGCCATGTATTAAACCCTGAACAGGGGGCCTTTGGTTCCGACGGTGGTGCTACCTTCGATGGTGAACCACAAAGTTTTAAAGTGCCTCACCTAAGGAATATGTATAGCAAAGTGGGTATGTTTGATGCCGCCGGTGATCAAATACGGGGTTTTGGTTTTGCGCATGATGGCAGCCTTCCCACCGTGGAAGATTTTCTTGGGGCGCCGGTCTTTGTGCTTAACGGTAACGATGCGGATGACCTTGAATCCTTTATGTTGGCTTTTGATTCCGATCTGGCGCCGGTTGTTGGTCAGCAAGTCACCTTGACGGCTAGCAATGCCAATGCGGTTAATCAGCGTCTTAATTTGCTGATTGACAGTGATAGTGCACCCTTTGCTTCTTTGGTATTGGGTGGTCAAACCGTGCAATGTGATCTGATTGCCAAAGGCCATGTGGGTGGTGTTGCAAGGGGTTGGGAGTTAGAGTCTAGCGGCTTATTCCGCGACGACACCAATAACACCATCACTGAGGCTGAACTGCGTAGTCTGGCCAATACTGAAGGGCCTATTACCTTTACTTGCGCGCCTCCGGGGTCAGGCACTCGCATGGGTATCAACCGTGATCAGGATAACTTTCTGGATGGTCTGGATAATTGCCCTGGTGTAGATAATGATGATCAACTCGATTCAGATAACAATGGTATTGGTGATGCCTGTCAGGGCTAG
- a CDS encoding YrbL family protein produces the protein MSSIDIDKQLYIGKGLDRECYLHPEDSSKCIKITVSGDYRQHRDDIKYYHRLQKRDISWQHLAQFHGLCSTSLGDGLMFEVVRDHDGSISKSLRDYIRGNGCPIDRQQLDDELARLKSYLLKHSIIMRDLKDDNLLLQRLSDSEARLVVIDGIGNNEFIPFSELAPVFTNMKINRKWAKFSQKLQAKL, from the coding sequence GTGAGCTCAATTGACATTGATAAACAGCTGTATATTGGCAAAGGGCTTGATCGCGAATGTTATCTTCATCCAGAAGACTCCAGCAAGTGCATTAAAATCACTGTTTCCGGCGATTACCGGCAACATCGTGACGATATTAAATATTATCACCGCCTGCAAAAACGCGACATTAGCTGGCAACATCTGGCCCAGTTTCACGGTCTATGCAGCACCAGCCTTGGTGATGGGCTGATGTTTGAGGTAGTTCGCGACCACGATGGTAGTATCTCTAAAAGCTTGCGAGACTATATCCGCGGTAATGGCTGCCCCATAGACCGGCAACAACTGGACGATGAATTGGCACGTTTAAAAAGCTACCTGCTAAAGCACAGTATTATTATGCGCGATTTAAAGGATGATAATTTACTACTGCAGCGGCTATCCGATAGCGAAGCGCGGCTGGTCGTTATCGATGGTATTGGCAATAATGAGTTTATCCCTTTTTCTGAACTGGCACCGGTCTTTACTAATATGAAGATAAACCGAAAATGGGCCAAGTTCAGTCAAAAACTGCAGGCTAAACTTTAA
- a CDS encoding capsular polysaccharide synthesis protein → MQTLSNKDNSHAIPKKIWFLWLQGYDEAPKLVQRCFESWQYHNPDWELTFLTEDNMADYIDLGLPAEKMAKLTRPLISDLVRLKLLAEHGGVWVDSTCICKQPLDHWLGQYLDSGFFVFHQHDKERILTSWFMASEPGNALTSKMYHGFSDYFLNNSFSNYGRFKRPLRKLTEKILNKSPRTTRYWFSPFVSKVLRISPYFAIHYLFEKLVFEDSVCKAIWESTNDFPAVAPQKIRRVGPLTPITPELKQDFDQGIDPLYKLKYKWSEHIEKGEVDTVIGYLLNKDITANR, encoded by the coding sequence ATGCAGACCTTATCGAACAAGGATAACAGTCACGCCATCCCTAAAAAGATCTGGTTTTTATGGCTACAGGGCTATGACGAAGCCCCCAAACTGGTCCAGCGCTGCTTTGAATCATGGCAGTATCACAACCCAGACTGGGAGCTTACCTTCTTAACGGAAGATAATATGGCCGATTATATTGACCTGGGGCTACCCGCAGAAAAAATGGCCAAGCTTACCCGTCCTTTAATTTCAGATTTGGTGAGATTAAAACTGCTCGCAGAACATGGCGGGGTTTGGGTAGATTCTACTTGTATCTGCAAACAACCTTTAGACCATTGGCTTGGGCAATATCTGGACTCAGGCTTTTTTGTCTTTCACCAACACGATAAAGAACGTATTTTAACCAGCTGGTTTATGGCCAGTGAACCGGGCAATGCACTGACGAGTAAAATGTATCACGGCTTTAGTGACTATTTTTTAAATAATAGCTTTTCCAATTACGGGCGATTTAAACGCCCGTTAAGAAAGCTGACCGAGAAAATACTCAATAAAAGCCCCCGCACTACACGCTATTGGTTTTCTCCCTTTGTCAGTAAAGTTCTGCGGATATCACCCTATTTTGCTATCCACTATCTGTTTGAAAAACTGGTGTTTGAAGATAGCGTGTGTAAAGCAATATGGGAGAGCACTAACGACTTCCCGGCAGTAGCTCCACAAAAGATCCGCCGTGTTGGGCCACTTACGCCCATTACTCCAGAGTTGAAACAAGATTTTGATCAGGGTATAGACCCACTGTATAAACTGAAGTACAAGTGGAGCGAGCATATTGAAAAGGGTGAAGTCGATACGGTGATCGGCTACCTGCTCAACAAAGATATTACAGCCAACCGATAA
- a CDS encoding GNAT family N-acetyltransferase, which yields MMLLDYKELGSEPVKQLFVDVFGASEGMEEGLAIGGLVSNLIATTPSEDIFGFIATEDKQLVGSIFFTRMTFDNGINAFILSPVAIATSAQGKGVGQALINFGINVLREHGVALLLTYGDPAYYGKVGFKPISEQVVKAPQIMSQPEGWLGQSLLGEDIVPIAGCSACVEALNKPEYW from the coding sequence ATGATGTTGTTGGATTACAAAGAGCTTGGCAGCGAGCCGGTAAAGCAATTATTTGTCGACGTATTTGGTGCGTCAGAAGGGATGGAGGAGGGTTTGGCCATCGGCGGTTTGGTCAGTAACCTGATAGCCACAACCCCGTCAGAGGATATTTTTGGTTTTATTGCCACGGAAGATAAGCAGCTTGTTGGCAGTATCTTTTTTACCCGGATGACGTTTGATAATGGCATTAATGCGTTTATCCTATCCCCGGTCGCGATTGCTACTTCGGCTCAAGGTAAGGGTGTTGGGCAGGCATTAATCAACTTTGGAATTAATGTGTTGAGAGAGCATGGGGTCGCTTTATTGTTAACCTACGGTGACCCTGCTTATTATGGCAAGGTGGGTTTTAAACCGATCTCTGAGCAGGTGGTTAAAGCACCGCAGATAATGAGTCAGCCAGAGGGTTGGTTGGGGCAGTCTTTATTGGGTGAGGATATTGTGCCTATTGCCGGTTGCTCGGCGTGTGTTGAGGCTTTGAATAAGCCAGAGTATTGGTAG